TCGTTTTGAGCCAGACCTAAATGGTGTTATTGTCGTCGAATCGGTTAAGAAAACAGCTCAGAGCGTTTATGATCATAAAATTAAAGATCCCTGTTTTGCCGCTCAACATCTCGAAAGATATAAACAGGAAAAAGTCCATATCATAAATGATGTGTCAACCGCTACATTAGCATCCTGCTATAAAGATGTGCTGACAAATGTTGGAGTATGGGCAAATTTAGTCGTGCCGATTGTCGCCAGTGAAGAACTATGGGGACTTTTAATTGCCCATCATTGTGAGTCACCTCGTCAATGGCAGGCTTCAGAAGTTGAACTTCTCAAGCAATTAGCAACCCAGGTAGGAATCGCGGTGCAACAGGCAGAACTTTACGACCGAGTTCAAAGTCTGAACAGCTATCTGGAGGAAAAAGTTAGACAGCGTACAGCCACGCTACAAAACTCATTTAAGTTTGAAACCTTGACTCGTAAAGTAACCCAAAAAATACGCGATAGTTTGGATGAACCGCAAATTTTGCAGACAGTCACGCAAGAAATTGGGCAAGTTCTCAATATAGAACGTTGCAAGATTGAGCTTTACGATCGCGATCGCACTACAGCGGAAGTGGCTTATGAGTATACTACTAAATTGCCCAATTGCCAGGGAAGCATTCGACAGGTTGCCGATTTTCCCGAACTCTATCAGCAGCTACTGCACAAAGAATCACTTCAGTTCGTGGAAAAAGTTCCCGAACTTAATCCGCTCAATGTTCAAGCAACCAGATTGGTTTGCCCTATTTTTGACGATCGGGGAATTTTAGGAAATCTTTGGCTATTGCGACCTAAAGAGCAATTTTTCCAGTCATCTGAAATTATGCTGGTAGAGCAGGTTGCTAATCAATGTGCGATCGCTATTAGACAAGCTCGACTATATCAACAATCGCAAATACAGGTCAAAGAACTGGCTCGATTAAACTTTTTCAAAGATAATTTTCTCAAGACTATTTCTCATGAATTGCGGACTCCCATGAGCAGCATTCAGCTAGCTTCAGAAACATTGGAGGTTTTACTGGAAAAGGAAATAGGCAGCCATAGATCTGCTACCTTTACTAAAGTTTTGAATATTTTTCGCTCTGCTTGCAACAGGCAAAATCAACTGGTAAATGATCTGCTTACTCTCTGCTATATTGATGCCCAACAAGAATTGATGACAATGCAATGGATTGATTTGTCAGTATGGCTACCGCAAATTGTTGCACCATTTAAAGAGCGGGTTAACAATCAACACCAAGCTTTAATTATCGATCTCGAGCCACATTTACCCCAGTTTAAATCAGATATCTCAACTATTAAGCGGACTCTAGCTGAATTAGTAAATAATGCTTGTAAATATACTCCTAGCGGAGAAACTATTACTGTTACTGCTTCATCAGTAGATGACGGAATTAAACTTAGCGTGTGCAATACAGGAATAGAAATACCTCCATTAGAACAACAGCGAGTTTTTGACAAGTTTTATCGCATTCCCCATCATGACCCTTGGAAATTCGGCGGGACTGGTATGGGACTGGCTTTGGTCAAAAATATGCTCAAATTGCTTAATGGCAAGATTTATTTGCATAGCCAACCAGGAAAAACTGTTTTTACGATTGAACTTCCCTGTGAAACCATAAAAAGTTAAATATTCGGTTAAGAATAAATGGTTTGATCTACATAATTAATTTAATGGCAAATTTTATCTTATTTATTATCTAGCACCATGACCATAAGTAGCGATCGCCCAAAACTGATTAACTTTTATACTTCTTTGATTGGCAAGAAAATTATCACAGGTGTCACAGGATTGGGTTTGTCTCTGTTTGTTCTGTTGCATATGGCGGGAAACTTGACTTTGTTTGCGGGTAACAATCAATACAATCAGCTAGCGCATTTTCTCGAAAATTTAGGCATTTTACTCTATTTAATTGAGTTTACCTTATTAGGATTGGCGATATTTCATGTTGTGGTCGGTGTCTCAATTAAACTGAACACTTTCAAAGCTAGACCAGTCGGCTACAGTCAGTTTAAAAGTGTCGGTGAACCAAGTAAACAGTCGCTAAGTTCCCGCAGTATGCTGGTTACGGGCGTAGTGTTGCTGGGATTTCTGATCTTACACCTATCGATTTTTAAGTTTGGAACATATTACTCCACGGTGGTTAATGGTGTGGAGATGCGAGATTTATCTAGTTTGGTGATCGAGAAGTTTCGTAACCCAGTATATGCTTTCGGCTATACAGGAATAATGATTATCTTAGCTTTTCATCTGCGCCATGGTATTTGGAGTGCCTGGCAATCAATTGGCCTACTCAATTCTAAAATTAGTCCTGCCGTTTACGCGCTCGCACTTATTTTAGCCATTTTAATTGCGATCGGCTTTATAGCTTTACCTTTGTCTATTTACTTTGGCTTTATTACGGGTAGCTAAACAAGATTTTTATGACTAAATTAAGCTAATGCAAATAGGTTTAATTTAGGTTTTGTAACATTATATATGAACTAATTCGGTACGAAAGCGATCGCTGATAACTTCAGGCTGGAGATCGCTTAAAAAAGAATATTTATTAGTGGCAATATCTAGCAAACGTTCATAACGTTCTTGGTCCTAAACATCGCTACTGTAATTTAAACCCAGTTAGGCAATTGAGCGAATCTCTGTAAGTATTTTAAACATATTTTGCGATGCCTCAAAAAATCCCATGCTACGCTACATTGATTATTTTATTAAACTGAAATTCAGCTATTTATTGCAAACCACTATACTAAGAAATAAATTTACTATTTTTTCATCCTTCTGTCCTCATTCCTTAAAAATGCTCGACCCCAAAATTCCTCCAGGTAGACTGCAAGACAAATGGGACTACTATAAAGATCACTGCAAGTTAGTTAGCCCTGCTAACAAGAAAAAGCACACCATCTTAGTAGTCGGTACTGGTTTAGCGGGTGCTTCAGCAGCAGCTACCTTGGCAGAGTTGGGTTATAACGTCAAAAGCTTTTGTATTCAAGACTCTCCCCGTCGCGCCCACAGTATTGCAGCCCAGGGTGGAATTAATGGGGCAAAAAACTATCCTAATGATGGGGATACAATATGGCGATTGTTTTACGACACGATCAAAGGTGGCGATTATCGTTCTCGCGAGGCTAACGTCCATCGTCTAGCGCAGATTAGTAATCAAATCATCGATCAGTGTGTGGCACAGGGCGTACCATTTGCCCGGGAATATAGTGGGTTGCTAGCTAATCGTTCTTTTGGTGGGGCGCAGGTATCACGTACCTTTTATGCGCGGGGACAAACGGGACAACAGCTATTACTGGGGGCATATAGTTCCATGTCGCGGCAAATAGCTGAGGGAAAAATCGCGATGTTTTCTCGGCGAGAAATGTTGGACTTGGTATTAATTGACGGCAAAGCCAGAGGAATTATTGTTCGTAACTTAATTACGGGAGAAATTGAGCGTTACGTAGGGGATGCAGTGCTACTTTGTACTGGTGGCTATAGTAATGTTTTCTATCTTTCTACTAATGCCCGTAACTCGAATGTTACCGCTGCTTGGCGATGTTATAAGCGCGGGGCTTTATTTGCTAATCCTTGTTACACTCAAATTCATCCTACCTGTATTCCTGTATCGGGTTCTTATCAGTCTAAGTTAACCTTAATGAGTGAAGGGTTGCGCAATGATGGGCGGGTATGGGTACCAAAACAGCCAGGAGACAAACGCCATCCCCACCAAATCCCTGAAGCCGAAAGAGATTATTATTTGGAAACCAGATATCCCAGCTTTGGTAATCTTGTCCCCCGTGATGTGGCTTCTCGTAACGCAAAGCAGGTAACTGATGAAGGTAGAGGTGTTGGCGAAACAGGACTTGCGGTTTATTTAGACTTTAGAGATGCGATCGCGCTTTTAGGTCGAGAACTAATCGCCGAACGTTACGGTAATCTCTTTGAGATGTATGAACGCATCACAGGCGAAAATCCCTACGAAGTTCCGATGCGGATTTATCCTGCCGTTCATTATATTATGGGTGGCTTGTGGGTAGATTATAACCTGATGAGTACTATTCCTGGCCTGCACGTTCTGGGCGAAGCTAATTTCTCCGATCATGGCGCAAACCGTCTGGGTGCGAGTGCCTTAATGCAGGGATTAGCCGATGGTTATTTTGTCATTCCTTACACTTTGGGTAACTATATTGCTACCACTGATTTACCCCCCGTTGCAACTACTCACTCCGCTTTTGAGGAATCTGAAGCTACGGTTAACACCAAAGTCAACAAACTATTAAATATTAAAGGAAAGAAAACCGTTACTGAATTTCATCGCCAATTGGGTAATATTCTCTGGAACAATGTCGGGATGTCTCGTAATCAAGCTGGATTAGAAAATGCGATCGCGCAAATTACCGCATTAAAACAAGAATACTGGCAAAACGTTAATATTCCTGGAGATGAGCATACCTTTAATAAAAACCTGGAATTTGCGGGTAGAGTTGCCGACTTTTTAGAACTTGGGGAATTAATGGCGCGGGATGCTTTAGATAGACATGAATCCTGTGGCGCACACTTCCGCGAAGAATGCCAAACTCCAGAAGGGGAAGCACAACGTGATGATGATCATTATGCTTATGTTGCCGCCTGGCAATACGAAGGAGATGAAAAAACTCCTGTTTTGCACAAAGAACAGCTAGAGTTTGACAATGTTGAATTAACTCAACGTAGTTATAAGTAAGTTGTTGAGTTTAAATATAGTTAGTCATTGTCTGGATAATTGGGGGAAAGAGCGATCGCGCATCAACACCAAATAGCTAAATTTAAGTTAATTTGACACCTGT
The sequence above is a segment of the Coleofasciculaceae cyanobacterium genome. Coding sequences within it:
- a CDS encoding GAF domain-containing protein, translated to MPDFNFDHNSVHSSLGQQKENLVAAIALRIRQSLDLELILKQTVAEVRQFLQTDRVLIYRFEPDLNGVIVVESVKKTAQSVYDHKIKDPCFAAQHLERYKQEKVHIINDVSTATLASCYKDVLTNVGVWANLVVPIVASEELWGLLIAHHCESPRQWQASEVELLKQLATQVGIAVQQAELYDRVQSLNSYLEEKVRQRTATLQNSFKFETLTRKVTQKIRDSLDEPQILQTVTQEIGQVLNIERCKIELYDRDRTTAEVAYEYTTKLPNCQGSIRQVADFPELYQQLLHKESLQFVEKVPELNPLNVQATRLVCPIFDDRGILGNLWLLRPKEQFFQSSEIMLVEQVANQCAIAIRQARLYQQSQIQVKELARLNFFKDNFLKTISHELRTPMSSIQLASETLEVLLEKEIGSHRSATFTKVLNIFRSACNRQNQLVNDLLTLCYIDAQQELMTMQWIDLSVWLPQIVAPFKERVNNQHQALIIDLEPHLPQFKSDISTIKRTLAELVNNACKYTPSGETITVTASSVDDGIKLSVCNTGIEIPPLEQQRVFDKFYRIPHHDPWKFGGTGMGLALVKNMLKLLNGKIYLHSQPGKTVFTIELPCETIKS
- a CDS encoding succinate dehydrogenase cytochrome b subunit, which translates into the protein MTISSDRPKLINFYTSLIGKKIITGVTGLGLSLFVLLHMAGNLTLFAGNNQYNQLAHFLENLGILLYLIEFTLLGLAIFHVVVGVSIKLNTFKARPVGYSQFKSVGEPSKQSLSSRSMLVTGVVLLGFLILHLSIFKFGTYYSTVVNGVEMRDLSSLVIEKFRNPVYAFGYTGIMIILAFHLRHGIWSAWQSIGLLNSKISPAVYALALILAILIAIGFIALPLSIYFGFITGS
- a CDS encoding fumarate reductase/succinate dehydrogenase flavoprotein subunit; translation: MLDPKIPPGRLQDKWDYYKDHCKLVSPANKKKHTILVVGTGLAGASAAATLAELGYNVKSFCIQDSPRRAHSIAAQGGINGAKNYPNDGDTIWRLFYDTIKGGDYRSREANVHRLAQISNQIIDQCVAQGVPFAREYSGLLANRSFGGAQVSRTFYARGQTGQQLLLGAYSSMSRQIAEGKIAMFSRREMLDLVLIDGKARGIIVRNLITGEIERYVGDAVLLCTGGYSNVFYLSTNARNSNVTAAWRCYKRGALFANPCYTQIHPTCIPVSGSYQSKLTLMSEGLRNDGRVWVPKQPGDKRHPHQIPEAERDYYLETRYPSFGNLVPRDVASRNAKQVTDEGRGVGETGLAVYLDFRDAIALLGRELIAERYGNLFEMYERITGENPYEVPMRIYPAVHYIMGGLWVDYNLMSTIPGLHVLGEANFSDHGANRLGASALMQGLADGYFVIPYTLGNYIATTDLPPVATTHSAFEESEATVNTKVNKLLNIKGKKTVTEFHRQLGNILWNNVGMSRNQAGLENAIAQITALKQEYWQNVNIPGDEHTFNKNLEFAGRVADFLELGELMARDALDRHESCGAHFREECQTPEGEAQRDDDHYAYVAAWQYEGDEKTPVLHKEQLEFDNVELTQRSYK